The Carcharodon carcharias isolate sCarCar2 chromosome 2, sCarCar2.pri, whole genome shotgun sequence genomic sequence tcacaattgacaacatttccaatcttcagataatctgcaaattttgaaatcatgccctgcaacACCACAGTCTTGAAATCTACTTGTCCCTTCAATGGTCTCTTCCTCAGCTAGTCCCTGCAGCTCAGCTTTTAAtgctttaacaaatccatgcgtAGAGAAATTTCTCGCAACTTTACCTGAAAGTCACAATATTTAAATTAACAACCTTGTGTCATTGACTCTGCAGCCAGAGGAATAGGtctttccctatccaccctgtaaAAACCCTTCCTAATTTTAAAAACCTTGACTGAGAGTCTCCTTGTGGCTCCTCTTTCTGCTCTAGTGGAAGTGGTTGTGGTATCtcaagtctctcctcataacaGCAGTATCTCTTCCCAGCAATCATCCTAATAACAGTGATGAatcatgaactctttccctcTGCCTTTCATTCATCTTGCTCAAATCTCCAAGCTGTTGAAATGGTGTCACCATAACATTACTTGAGACATCTTGTCCTCTCgcttgctttgtcctgggttgTGTTTTGCCCTTTGTTCCTCATCTTATTTATCATTGGCACAATAGTATACTTTGAAGTCAGCATATTTTTCTCTAATTTACCAACATTTTCATCATTCTGTTTGCTTTAGTCTTAACTGGATTTGAGACCAACAACAAGTATCAAATTAAGAACAGCGTTGGCCAACTGGTCTACTTTGCTGCTGAAGAAAATGACTTCTGTAATCGGAATTGCTGTGGGAACATGCGTTCCTTTGACATGAAGATTATTGACAACTTGGGGCAAGAAGTAATGAGCTTGTACCGGCCCCTGAGGTGTGCTGGCTGCTGCTGTCCATGCTGTTTGCAGGAGGTTAGTGACATGTGAGGTAGTTTGTAAGATCGCCAAATATCTTCAAGCCAGTTAATCTCACACGGTGTTGCTCCTagacaaaattaaaataaaaagtcTTCTTTTCTTGAAACTGTGTCAGTTTCTGTCTCATTCACatttgtttctcttttttttccattgCTGGCAGCAACGCATTAAACTGCcattagtctctctctctgcaactgaTCCATAAATCCTTTACCCCACTTATGTCCCCCCCCCACCAGTTTCACTCTTCTCAAAGCCTATCTATTCAACCAGGCTAAACCCTAAGCCCATAgccttcccaccatggacttaattagggtggaggcaggaaggcgcctccatcccacctcattaaacGCCCCCCCTCCAACATCGAACCAACCATGGAgttggcattaaattccaccctctgtctacctctctctctctctgccttgctccacctctctttttctctctcttgctatGTTTCTCTCTGGTTCTATGTGTCTCCCTGGCTTTGTGTGTATCTCCctatctttgtctctctgtctttctctctttgtttctctctctcgctcttcctctctttgtttctctctctctctctcactccttctctctttgtttctctctctctctctcactccttctctctttgtttctctctctcgctctaactctcactgtttttctgtctcaatctatttctgtctctcttttaAATCATTCTCTCtaactcacactctctttctctcactctctcactttctctcttccccccctctcctcttctgTTGTTCATAGGTAAAAAGGGAAGGTTATATCACTCAAAGCTGAAACTAGCTGTTTTAGACTTGCCCTATCAATGTTCTTTCCCTAGTCCCTTCACTTTGATCAAAGAATTCCTCTGGTGCTGCTTGTTGTTCATAATGACCATTGTGTGAGTATATGTATTTCCTATTCTACGTTTTCTTCACAGATGGAAGTGATGGCACCACCTGGTCAGCCAGTCGGATATGTCATCCAAACATGGGACCTATGTCTGCCAAAATTCACCATTCAAAACGAGAAGAAAGAGCCTGTTTTGAAGATTATCGGCCCTTGTTGTGTCTGCAACTGTTGCAGCGATATTGACTTCAAGGTACTTTACCTTTTAACCGAATGCATTTTTCAGTTTCCTGATCTGCTTGCAGGTTGTAGTCCAGTTTTGCGGAGATATGGGTAGCCCTGCCCCACCTGGCCCATAGGGAaccttttaattatttttttaagtaCTTTTAAATGACTTAGCTGGGCTTCCACCTGTTGCAGTCTGTTTTTGGACATAGTTTTAGAAAATGAATCTGGGTTAAATGGAAGGGGTATTAGTGGGAGTGGATTTCGGTGATAGTGACAAGGTTGGAATCTTTGGGTCCCACCAGCAGTGGGAAGCTTGGTGGGCGGGGGGAACTTCACCTTGCTCGAGGATAGAAATCAGTTTCCCAATGGCAGGATGAATTTTAGGAATTAAGCTCTTGGGGCTTTAAAAGTGGGTTAAAGGTGAGTGGAGCTTCCTGCCGAACGATGTtaggaagcccttttgcatgtcGTGCACGCACATCAAAAGGCCACCTTGCCAGAATTAAATTTCCCCCCCTTAAATCAAGTTCCCTGCCAACGAGAAATGAGAATTCACTTTTACGATTGCACATAAGTGATGTGTACCTGGTGATCTTGGCTTCAAGATTAATGGTGAGTTGCAGGCTAcattgtcctctttggggagCGTCCGTAAATGCCGGCCTGTGCTTGAGACTGAGGGGGTGGGAATCCAAGGTGCATGGAAGATGgccaaggaagggaggaagggttagtggggaagggcgGACCAGTGGCTCGGCACAGCCAGACcaggatagtgcaggctgtccggttACCCTTTTAAATACGGCGCCCAGACCTTCAAGCCTGtgaggtaatggtggggacagtggtttcctgcctgccccagccACATGAATCAGTGAGCTCCAGgggatgcatatttaatgagctgaacagcataAGATTGCATGTGGTTCCGCCCCCAAGCGgaaatcactcccacttccacGCCACCGAACTTAAATTCCAGTACAGAAGATTCCAGCTCACAACTCAACTAGATTTAGCATAGTtagaagatcatccatgatcttactgagtggcagagcaggggGATcatatggcctattcctgctgtcATTTCCTAGTTCCTATTTAGGACTTGGAAAATCTACAGCTAATGCCCATGTAAGGGGTCAGTCACATGCCAAATGCCAACTCCAGTAGATTTACAGGATTTATTATCATGTTACAGGTTACAAACCTTGATGAAACTGAAACAGTTGGCAAAATCACAAAGCAGTGGACTGGATTTGTGAGAGAAGCTTTCACAGATGCGGATAACTTTGGGATCCAGTTCCCCATGGATCTAGATATTAAGATTAAAGCGGTTATGCTGGGTGCCTGCTTTCTAATTGTAAGTATTAATCAGTGCAGCATTGCTGCCTTTGAAACCATTGTCTTCGGTCCATTCCACACCCATCAATCCTTCGCTGCCCCTGGCAACTGCCTGAAACTGAACCAGACATTTCACAACCTCTTGACCATATATCCAtgtcatcactaagaccacctacttCCAGCTCCAAAACATCACCCAACTCTACCCCTGCTTCAACTCATCTGCCACGAAACccacatccatgcttttgttaccactAGACTTGATCATTCCAACACACTCATTGTCAAATCCCATCTCCCACCCCCCctaaacttaagctcatccaaaactctgctgtctgtgttCGAACTCACACCAATTCATACCTATCACCCCCGTGCTTGCTCAATTTCATTGGCTCCTGGCTGAACAATGtggcaatttaaaaattctcatccttgttttcaaattcctcaccCTCCCCTTTTGCTGTGATTTCCTCCAACCCTGCATCCCGCCAATTCTGCACTTCTCCAaacctggtctcttgagcatccccgattttaatcgctctgccaatggcagctgtgccttcagctatcttgggctgaagctctggaattccttagCCTCTATCGCTCCCGCTCCTCCTCAAAGAACTTCCTTAAACTTCCTTACCTACCGTTCAACCAAGCTTTTGATAATCTGCTTATCTGGCTCGGTGTCAaagtttgtttgataacactcctgtgaagcgtcGTGGGGCACGTTAAAAGCACTGTATAATACAAGGTGTTGTTGTTTTTGCTTCTTTGAAGGTCAATGTAGGAAATGTTTTTATTActtatagtcatttggtagtacagaacttgagtatggcTGAGAAAAGGGACATGCTCTCAAAGTTTTTTATCTTGCACTTGTCAGGACatatttgcaagaataccaattgtaaagggaataacaatttatactgcatgagaagggaatgctgattgcttggcaagtggactctgattggtagaggcgttgccattgagaatgcacaatggaacagttaactgcccagattttgtttaaattcaaaccaggcaggttgactctgattggccaaggcaatgccatgaggaatgaaccagggaatgactgtCCCCCAAGCTTGTTTTTAGTTcaaaaaggcacaatgtgtggacgtgctccttctgtctgcaaagaacaggatccTGTTTGTGAATAGATGTAGCTTCTAACAtgtataagtgagccacactgcaagcctgactgataatattaaattggttgttagtgtaatttttagcacaatcAGCATTGTTCAACtagtgttgtccaattgtggaatcatatCCAAAGCTGGACATCTTATTttcagttttgcaagcacgggcagATTGGGTACTGTCTGtgctttgcctgttgtgaacagctgaagggatgtgctgtGTGATCCACCAGTCGTTGAGACATATGACCTAaaacctggcatcacaccagcacattactcatttgtgtgatacgCAGAACGTCTTTTAGGCTTGacgacagcatcctgttagtagaATATGCCAATCGTGTTGCCACTACATAGTAGCAACGTGAAACGGCTAGCTTCACCCATTGCTCAAATTTTTGTGACAACTTactcttccagggtaatctgagatagT encodes the following:
- the LOC121275323 gene encoding phospholipid scramblase 1-like translates to MADPETDPQPSETQPPGTQPPGAHPPGTQPFVAFSPDLYPYGAYPAGAYPAGAYPAGAYPAGAYPPGAYPPGAYHPGAYPPGAQPPVVHPPGAYGNQVPPGQKGALQMMPLPSGIPNCPPGLEYLAQIDQLLVHQQVELLEVLTGFETNNKYQIKNSVGQLVYFAAEENDFCNRNCCGNMRSFDMKIIDNLGQEVMSLYRPLRCAGCCCPCCLQEMEVMAPPGQPVGYVIQTWDLCLPKFTIQNEKKEPVLKIIGPCCVCNCCSDIDFKVTNLDETETVGKITKQWTGFVREAFTDADNFGIQFPMDLDIKIKAVMLGACFLIDYLFFEKNNN